AGAATCAAGATTCTAAAAAATTTcccgaaataatttttttttaacgttttttaaaGGTGGGACGTCTTCGAGGAAAAAATTcgaaaaagaacaaaaaaattaaatgaaaatttactAGGGAATGTCCgcctctttaattttttttaagagtaaatgcataaaaatgattatacttttaaaattgatttttttgtaagtttTTCTTCGAGAagttattcaaatttaattgatcttccaaataacataaaataacataataagCAAAGTAATATGTTCATACTTTTGTATTGTTGAATTTGAGTTATAATAAGCAAAGTAATATGAAcaatttcaatatttatatataaaataaaaaaataagctaGATTTTTCCTAAATATGTTATATGAGTTTAGGTTAAATTTAAGATTGgaattctctcaagttcatttgaacttgagggggtcatgttgaCGATCTataccgttcattataaaatgaacggtgtagattgatttgattaaaatttaccTTTTTTATCTACACCGTTTATTGTAATATTGTGAACATGAccctctcaagttcaaaatgaacttaaGGGAATCCTGATCCTAAATTTTAACCTAAGGTCATATAACATATTTAGGAAAAATCTAAAAATCAAATGTCTCAATTTTATTTggtcttattttttaaattcgaaCTTTTACATATTGATGAATCATAATTACAAAGCCTTCAGTTATGACCAAGCCttcaacttattttttttaattatgactaaaagtttaaattttattttttgatttggtCGAAAAGGGGTGGTTCGGTCCTGGAGATGGGTGAACTCAGCAGGTCATCAGTTGGAAGCGTGGATGAAGGTGCACAATGCTAATTCTCCATTAGTTGTTGTGAGCCTTGAGAAGGAAGATGAATTTGTTAAATGGTCCAAAAGCCTTTGGAGGGATATGTGAAGGTAAATGTGGATGCAAGTTGTGTTAGCAGTGGAGAGTCGATGAGAGTTGGTTGTACTGTGCGTGATTCTTGTGGTCATTTAGTGAAGGCTAGGGCAGTTAACATCATAGGCAGTTTTGAGCCTAGGGCTGCTAAAGTAATAGCTATCTCGAGAAGCTTTGAGTTGGTTGAATGATGAAGAGCGGAAGGTGATGATTGAATCCGATGCTTTGTATTAGCATTAACCATCTATAGAGATTCACATACCATATATAGCTCCCAGATTTAGGgtcaatttatattaattgattCCCAATGTATTGATTGATTTTCATTGATTTGTATCCTATTTAGTTTCCTTGATTTAAGCTTTCCTCTGTGTATAAGAGTACTTCTCTTTTCAATAATAAGATACAGTAAAAACAAACAATTcttcttttatattttagcaTGGTATCAGAGCGTGGCTAAAATCTATACTCTGCTCTCCTTTTCTTTCAATGGCTGACGAAACTTCTTCAGTCACCAACTACAATCAATCCACTAGTACCCAAATTAATTGGGATACTTCTTCACCATACATACTCAATCCATCTGACAATCCAGGGACATCATTAGTAACATGTCttttaaaagaagaaaattatcCCACATGGCGTCGTGCTATGACGAATGCACTTcaagccaaaaataaattttgttttgtagaTGGATCTGTTACTCGTCCATCAACAAGTTCAAAGGATGAGCCGGGATGGGTAAAATGCAATTCAATGGTCCTCTCTTGGATTTTTAACTCTCTCCATCCTACACTACATGATAGTGTGGCATTTTTTATGACAGCAGAAGAATTATGGAACGATCTAGAAAATCGATTTTCACAAGGTAATGCTCCTCGTATTCATCAGTTGAAAACTGAAATGATGAGTATTCTACAACAAGGAATGACAGTTTCAGCATATTACACTAAATTGAAGGGTATATGGGATGAACTCAACACTTATTCACAGATCCCACCATGTACTTGTGGTTCAGCTAAAGTGTTTGCTGCAGAAAGAGACAGAGAAAAAGTACACCAATTTTTAATGGGCTTGaatgataaatataaaactGTTCgttctcaaattttaaatacaGATCCCTTGCCATCTATATCTCGTGTTTATTCACAGGTAACTCAAGAGGAGAGACAACAGCTAATAGTGGAGTCACGAGCGCCATCTACTGAAGCAGCAGCCTTCTCTACGATTAGTGGTAATAGAACTAATAACTATCGTAAGTTTGCAGGTAATCGTGATACATCCAAGTTATTTTGTGATTATTGTAAAAAGACAAAGCACACAAAAGCAACTTGTTTTGAACTCCATGGATATCCAGAATGGTGGGACAAAGGAAAGAAGCCATTAAAGACTAAAATAGCCAATAATACACAGCACATAGAAACAATTAATAGTCAAAGTACTATTCCAATTGCTGGATTGACAAGTGAGCAGTATAATCAGCTCATATCTATGCTCAATCTCGGAAAGAGTTCTGCCTCCACGGCCAACTTCGCGGGTAAGGCAATTCCATTACTCGATAATGATATGGAATGGATTTTGGATTCAGGTGCCTCCGACCATATGACGTCTCATAACAAACTTATGGCTTCACACACTACCATTCCTCATTTTATGCCAATTAAAATCCCAGATGGATCTTTTGTGCCAGCAAAATTACGTGGAGATGTTCCTCTTAGCTCTCTCATTACTTTAAGAAATGCTCTTTATATTCCATCATTTTCATGCAACCTCATTTCCATTAGTAAAATaactaaaacattaaattgtgTAGCtcatttttttccttctttttgtGTTTTACAGGACCTACATACGAGGAGGCTGATTGGAATGGGTGAGCTACGAGatggtctttattatttttgggcAATCCAAACACCAGTAGCGGCAGCCAGCATTACCTCTAGTCTAAATATTAATCTTTGGCATCAACGCCTCGGACACTTGTCTTTCGATAAGTTTTCTCTTTTAAAGGATTTAGGCCCTTTTTCATTAAAGTCGTTTAATAAATGTTGTGACTCTTGCCATCGAGCTAAACAAACTCGACCTTCTTTTCCTATTAGTTCTATCAAAACACATGAACCTTTTGAATTAATACACTGTGATGTTTGGGGACCATATCAAACTGCATCATTGTCCGGAGCTCATTATTTTTTAAGCATTGTTGATGACTATACTAGAACTACTTGGGTCTATTTAATACAGAATAAATCAGACGTTTATACTTGTTTGATTTCTTTTATGGCCATGTCAGTTAGACAATTTGGAAAAATAATTAAGATCATCCGTAGTGATAATGGAACAGAATTTACCAATAATAAGTTTCAATTATACTGCCAACAACATGGGATCTTAACTCAATTTTCATGTGTCTCCACACCCCAACAGAATGGAGTCGTAGAGCGTAAACACCGACATATTCTTGAAGTAGCTAAAGCTCTACGTTTTCAAGCTAATTTACCTATTAAATTTTGGGGGGAATGCATCTTAACGGCtgtatatttgataaattacaCTCCGACTCCCATTTTGTCTGGGAAAAGTCCGTATGAGCTTTTATTTTCTCGTAAACCCAACTATTTCCATTTGCGTGTGTTTGGGTGTCTCTGCTATGCATCAATAATGCCCCGGTCTAAGGATAAATTCTGTGAACGTGCCACATCATGTATCTTTGTTGGATATCCACATGGTCGAAAAGGGTATAAGGTGTATAATTTACAAACACAAAAGATCTATATTTCTAGAGATGTAGTGTTTTATGAACACAATTTTTCTTTTGCTAGACAAAACTCATTACACCATCTGCCTCCTACTCCTTCTACCCAGGTTTCCATTCCTCTACCCATTCCTGATCATGAACCAATAATTGTTGAGCCCGTACTTAATAATCCCACTTGTTCTGTCCCTTTACCACTTAAAAACAATGATCATCAAATTTCTAATGACCTTGATACACTTAACCTACCTCTTGACACATTACCCACTCCACCTTCCCTATCAACTTCAGCTCTCCCTCCCCGTATAAGAAAAATGCCATCTCGCTTTCATGACTTTCATGTTGAATTACCGGAATCGCACTCCTCTCGTTTATCATCTTCCAATCATGCATCTTCAGGTACGTCTTATCCATTATCcaattttatttcatattgtAATTTTACTACTTCACATGCTAGTTTTCTTGCGGCCATCACTCAACATGATGAGCCAAGAACATATATACAGGCTAATAAAGATCCTTATTGGCGGGAAGCTATGGAGAAAGAATTGATGGCCCTTGAACAAAATCACACATGGACGATGGAGAAATTACCGCATGGGAAGAAGCCTATTGGATCGAAATGggtttataaaatcaaataccACTCTGATGGAACCATTGAGCGTTACAAAGCTCGCTTAGTGGCCAAGGGCTATACTCAAGTTGAAGGCCTCGATTACACTGAAACTTTTGCTCCAGTGGCAAAACTTACCACAGTCCGCACTTTATTAGCTATAGCAGTTGCCAAATCATGGGAATTGCACCAACTTGATGTTCATAACGCTTTCTTACATGGGGATCTTGACGAGGAAGTATATATGGTGCCACCACCTGGATATTTGACCTCCGCTGATAATCGTGTATGTCGACTTCAGAAATCTCTTTATGGTTTAAAGCAAGCATCGCGCCAATGGTTTGCTAAATTCTCTAATGCCATCCTTCAATTTGGGTTTACTCAATTAAAGGCAGATACCTCTCTCTTCATTCATCATAAAGGTACTTCATTCACTGCATTACTTGTATACGTGGATGATGTTATTATTGCTAGCAATAATACGGAACACACTACAGCCGTTAAAGACTATTTGAACACTTGGTTCAACATCAAAGACCTTGGTCCTTTAAAGTATTTTCTCGGATTGGAAGTTTCTCGTACCTCGGATGGCATTGTTCTATCTCAACGTAAATATGCAGCAGATACTTGTTGGCaattaatcgcaagtgtacgatatcgctcaagtaatataacttggaagaccaagtatcgatcccacagagacaatggacttaatcactaatttcaaatattctttaatcggctagctagaaaaatcaatagggttttgtaatttaattaaactaatttaaactgaaaacaaataataaaatagggtttaaaacaataagattaaaaagttcaaggattgataatcccaaataaataagtaaaattatggaataggatttcttagtgattttatcgcgaatcgagctattctaaagcaccgaatcccgccctctcaagcctcaaagatccgaataaaatcataacctaattaactaaccaattatcaactcgctctcacgatattaaaactgaattaaataatcaaattataattatgaagcaaactcaataaCTACCTAAAtcccaacccgctctcacggcgtttttctttaagttcttaattatctatgtctatttaattaacaatctctcaattagttaactaaacacaaaatcatgaactaagtagctaatttaatccaagtaataagattaataattaagacacgaattaatactaatccatccaatccaaataattaccaatttataagttcatatcaaccctcgaacaagggttttagttacacatattaaaactgaaacaaaacaagaaggatgatgaagaagaaagcataattaaacaataaataccggagttgtcaatttcggaaagaatcgtcttgattaaacttgaaatcttcaacaatcgtcttgcagaaactaattataaactacttataaactgctggaaaaaactaaactaaaagctatttaataaaaactaaattataactacTCTAATCTAATGTCTAATCTATTCTACatcttaaattgagtctagtacaaggtctttatatagtaggagaagttccggagtcttctaattcatattataaatcaatttgtaataggaattgtaattgtaatttgaggaggaatttcagtccaattcaaagtctgctgcacgcgtaattttcttctttcccgttcgggaaaccatagtcccgttcgtgacatgcccaattttaacatggttcccgaacgggagcctcattcacgttcgaaaaaacttgAATCCGAGAGTTTTGAGATGttgattccttcttgagtcccgaacgagacaaggccttctcgttcgagactcatgctcattctgcatggttcccgttcgagaaacctttgtttcgaacgggaacaacccattttttctcaatctcgttcgtgaatcttcaatttcttcgtccgcaagctacgcttttactcgtacacgcaatccaccataaatttgccccaaatagtagtttttcacctaatttcccctgaaacactaacaaacactattaaacgtaaaaacgccaaataatgtataaaaacaatactacacatgatgaaaaccgagtaaaatcgaccctaattataggagtaaaatactcctatcaatatTTTGCATGAAGTTGGTCTTCTTGGTAGTAAACCTTCCCCTTTTCCTATGGAGCAAAATCACAAACTCGCTTTGGATGATAGTGATTTTCTTGATGATCCAGGTGCTTATAGACGTCTTGTTGGTAGACTTATCTACTTGACAATCACTCGACCGGATATTTGTTACTCAGTTCATATCCTCTCTCAATTCATGCATCAGCCCCGTCATGGACATTGGGAAGCTGCTTTACGAGTTCTAAAATATCTTAAATCTGCTCCGGGTCAAGGTATTTTTCTACCAGCCAAATCTGACCTTCAACTTCTAGCTTATTGCGACTCGGATTGGGCTGGTTGCCCTATTACTCGTCGCTCGATCActggttttttttattcttctagGTTGCTCCCCCATTTCTTGGAGAACCAAGAAACAAACTACTGTCTCCCGCTCATCAGCTGAAGCTGAATATCGCTCTATGGCTAACACTGCTTGTGAACTCACTTGGCTTCGCACTTTACTTCGCGAATTAATGGTTCCCATCTCTTCACCTGCTCAACTTTATTGTGACAATCGTGCTGCACTTCATATTGCTGCTAACCCTGTCTATCATGAGCGCACTAAGCACATTGAGATTGACTGCCATTTTATTCGAGACTGTATTAAATCCGGCTCTATTGTCACCTCCCATGTTCCCTCTAATCTTCAGCTTGCAGATGTATTTACTAAGGCACTTGGTTCTCATCAATTCTCATTCCTTATTGACAAGTTGGGCATTCGTAACCTCCATGCTCCAACTTGAGGGGGCGTATTAGCAGTAACCATCTATAGAGATTCACATACCATATATAGCTCCCAGATTTAGGgtcaatttatattaattgattCCCAATTGTATTGATTGATTTTCATTGATTTGTATCCTATTTAGTTTCCTTGATTTAAGCTTTCCTCTGTGTATAAGAGTACTGCTCTTTTCAATAATAAGATACAGTAAAAACAAACAATTcttcttttatattttagcaCTTTGGAGGTCATTTTGGATATTAAGGATCCAAGTCGAGGTGAAGCGGATTTTTTAATTGCGGATTGTGTGGAGTTAGCGAAACAATTTACtagtttgaattttgtttttgtaagttaATCAGGCTGCGCATGTGTTAGCGCGTTATGCTCGTTCCCTGTCAAGTTATCAGGAATGGTTTAACcattttcttaaatttcttaCATCTGTTATCGCTTCtgatttgatttaataatatcagttatctttcaaaaaaaatcaattcttatattttttattaattgcgaCCAAACGTTAATATTGATAATATTTGGAagttagataaaaaaattaaaatttggtgttaattgataatatatgcaaaaatttggatttaaaaattttaattttaattttaatcacaattttaaaaaattaatttaaatttaaaaatataaaaaatcatatttgataaaaaaaaccgAAAATTGTAGcttgaacattttttttaatgtgaTCAGGGTCCACATGGAGTAGATGAGATGCAACTTGACAAAACAATAAATCGAAATAATCTTGTGTAGGACATAGGCTGCTAcaagtattattttatttatcgaCCGTATGGAGaaatataacaaatttaatCAAGCACCGCACACGTTTGATGATGAGCATACCACCTAAAGTAGCCATCGACGGATACGAACTAATGGAAGAAACTTGCCTCTTCAAGCTTCTACTTATTCCTCTTAAGTGGGTGCCTCTATACATATTTACTTACCtatataatcaattaattatacCAAGTCAGTGAGGTCTAGTCTAATTAGCTAGGtcttcaaaatataaatttcaataaaattaagTGGTTTGAGATTAATTTGGCATTTAACAGCTAGCAACTAATTACTAATTATTAACAGCTGACGTAATTAGATTCTGCCTatcataaaaaatgaaaattatatcaATGAGATATATTTCAAATGGAAAATGCTTTATAATCCACTTTTTTAATTCAACTCTTTTAATCCGCCTTAAGCGGCAAGATTTAATTCGTCTAATTCTCACCCAAAAGTATATATCGCAAacacaaaatttaatcaatccaTTATTTACGTCATGCGGTATAAAAAAGGTGGATTAAAAGTGTTGagttatatagcattactcattttaaataatatattaaacggtattctattaaaattattagtttaatttattccACAAatgctaaatttttttaatgataaaaaattaatttaaaaaatcacaaattgaaCATTTTCTATAATCAAAATTCAGTCAAATCGACCTATATGATCTTAAAACACTGATatacacaaaaaataattttttttatccacAAGTTAAACAATGAATAAAAAGCTTTTTAGTAATACAATAAAACTTTAATCTAAATTAGTATATATATGGATAAGGTTGAGTGATTTTGATTCTTGTTTCTTTAtgtaattaaaaatacaaaatgaagTGCAATCTGAGCTTAATAAGCGGAGCTGTGAGATCAATTATGATTTCCAAGTTCTAACAAAGCTGATCAGAAGAAACCCGCAAGAGACCAAACAGTGACCATACATTACGTGTCAGTATTAATAGTTTTGAGATCGCTTCAATTCTATCCAACAAATCGAAGATGCTTCAGAATATACCTTTTGGATTtcctttttcaaattttacaatTGTACACGTCACCGAGTTTCATGGCTAAACTACGGATAAGTCCCTATCCCTAAAATTCAGCTCCCTATTTAAACCCGCCTTCCTCCTTCCGCCTCTCCCCAGCAGTTTTCAgttacaattttttaattttacagttCCCTGTTTAAAAAactgaatttaaattaaacaagaaAACATGAGTTCCGTTCCGACTGTTAAAATTGTTTCGGAGTCGGATCAAGAAAATCTGATGGAGAAACTGGAGGTGTTCAAGGTCCAAGGCCGAGATAAGCGTGGCCGGAAAGTTCTTCGCATCATCGGCAAGCTCTTTCCCGGTATATACttatatcaaatatgaaaagaGTTTGCTCAATCTGTTTGCATTTTTCTGTTTCATAATCTCTCATTTAAAGATTTTATAAGgtttgttttttcatttcatgTTTGATTCTTTCCTAATTTTGCTTATGTGTTAATTAGATTgtaatttcgatttattttctaatttgttttaatttatattgattaGCTCGGCTGACGAGCACTGAGACGTTGAACAAGTATTTGGAGAAGAAAATCTTCCCTAAATTGGAAGGAAGACCGTTCTGTATTCTGTATTTGCACACAGATGTTCAAAGAAGCGAGAATTTCCCTGGAATCTCAGCCTTACGATCAATCTACGATGCGATTCCGATCAACGTTAAGAATAATCTGGAGGCTGTTTATTTCGTGCACCCTTGCCTACAAGATAGACTCTTCTTCGCCACTTTCGGCCGTTTTCTTTTTGGTGGAGGGTAAGCTTCTTTTTCACTTTTCCGTTAAAAGAATAAACGTTATTTAAACGgcgttattaattaattttgttttgaatgAGTAATTAGTTGGATAACGCGTGACGTGAAACAGGTTATATGGAAAGCTAAAGTATGTGAACAGGCTGGAATTCTTGTGGGACCATGTAAGGAGGGCTGAGATTGAGCTACCGGAGTTTGCTTATGATCATGATGATGATATGGAGTACCGGCCGATGACGGATTTTGGGCCGGAAAGCGATCATCCGAGAGTTTACTGTGGAACCTCCGATAGTAATCCAGTTTCCATGTACTCAATGAGATGTATTGCCTAAGTAATTTAGGAGATGCTGTATTACTTTGGTTTTCATTATTTCCTTTGTACAAAAGTGGCGGAAATGGAAAATGTTCGCTTTAGGAAATTTAGAAACGGTTTTTGTTTATAGTTTAATTCATATATGGAAGAAAGATGTAAAAAGAAGAGTTATTTTATTCAGAATTACTGTTAAACGGCAAAAGCTCcaataaaataatgatatatGAAATCATATCTGATTCATTTAGCTCTACtcaataaaataaagaattattGGAGTTGAATAAAGTGATAAGCCCACTAAAAGTCTGAAACTGAGATATTATTCTAAAATTGCAGTTGGAAACAATAGATGCCGTTtccttttaaaaagtaaaattgtGGGACGTTATTTTACAAAAAGCTAGTGAATTCGAGATATTGGAATagtgaataatttttattttttattattcatcATATGGATTTGTCGTACGAATAACATAGTATAACCGCTGCGTCGCAAATTGAAGATGAGACAGGAAAGCATTAGGTTTAGACAGCAGAATCTAGATGCACTTTTGGACCCATCTGTTTGTATACAGACGTTATCTACACTCTTCTCTATTCTTATAAGCTATGAAGCTGTAACTGAATGGATGGATACAAGTGCAAACGGAAACTTCGTTTGTGTTCCCCTATCGATAACCCATAACTGTTGATTAACACATTGCTCAACGAACAAATTAATAAGGGGAACTAATCCAAATTTAGATAGGCTACACTTTTTGTCATGTATGCAACATGACTCAACCACTGATTATATCAAAGTTTAGGTATGGTGTTATTTATACCAGTTAACATGTAGCTCTGTAATCATTAACAAATTCACAAACATCTTATTCAAGAAATAAGATCTGGCTTGGATGAAGTCGTATCAAGACGCAAAGCTTTATCATATATATGTTCAATTACATTTATAGCCATTTGGTAATTGTATTAATACTTTACTCATGGATGCGACCAATCAAAAGTTAAGAAATTGTACACATTTTtctccaaattttaattttctaagttGAGTGATTGGGTCCATGAGTAAAGTATGAAATCAGTATAGGTAAGTAGCACATAGAGgcataaaatatatgtcagGACAAAAGTTATATGCAACAAGCAGCTAAATAAGAAACTAATTACATGGACATATGCAAACCAAATAAACACCTGTACTTAATGACAAAGACCTGAAATCGGTATGGACTGGGTGAAAGCAAAAGTGGCGGAGACCATTATAACAGAGTCAAACTTCGTTAGATAATATGTATTATTGTCGTATAGTAGATGCACGTAATAAACCGTTCCTCCAAGTTTGCATCTGATTGTTGTTACAAGTAGTTCATGGTTCTACTCAGTAACTGGGTCCTGGAACAAGTAAATAGCATTTTCAATTGTCTCAAACTGAGCATA
This region of Mercurialis annua linkage group LG1-X, ddMerAnnu1.2, whole genome shotgun sequence genomic DNA includes:
- the LOC126663349 gene encoding uncharacterized protein LOC126663349, which encodes MSSVPTVKIVSESDQENLMEKLEVFKVQGRDKRGRKVLRIIGKLFPARLTSTETLNKYLEKKIFPKLEGRPFCILYLHTDVQRSENFPGISALRSIYDAIPINVKNNLEAVYFVHPCLQDRLFFATFGRFLFGGGLYGKLKYVNRLEFLWDHVRRAEIELPEFAYDHDDDMEYRPMTDFGPESDHPRVYCGTSDSNPVSMYSMRCIA